A section of the Sphaerodactylus townsendi isolate TG3544 linkage group LG11, MPM_Stown_v2.3, whole genome shotgun sequence genome encodes:
- the AOC1 gene encoding amiloride-sensitive amine oxidase [copper-containing] isoform X2 → MPARQPRAGVRMWSTSVVFLCGLLCPLGAASRPPPPPPQKAASIFSDLTPAELRAVRSFLMSRSELGLQPSEGGTLRKNSLFLVELLAPKKKQALRYLDAGGPCPRRHARAVVFFGGEVKPNVTEYIVGPLPTPTSYRPFGPPVAYTSRPMDLLEYHLLYHSMQAALAPLASFLQDISGFSLEPCGARCLTFTDVAPRGLAPGERRTWIIVQRSVEGSFLHPIGLELLIDHRDLDPDAWEVQKVWYNGQYFDNPEELARRYAQGQVDAVRLPPHPQHSQFSTFVPRGNFTTGPPPDRHGAKVCEPAGHSYYVRGNRLEYSGWSLAFRLRSSTGLQLFDVQFNGERIAYELSVQEAIAFYGGSSPATMQTKYIDVGYMMGSLTHELAPGIDCPEVATFLDAHHMCDADGPVRYPRAICIFELPTGVPMRRHFDNNFQGGSNFYGGLEGHALVLRTTSTVYNYDYIWDFLFYPNGVLETKVHATGYVHASFYTSEGLQYGNRIQTHVLGNMHTHLVHYKVDLDVAGSGNSFETVELAFEERGVPWAAGRRVVQPVLQRRGRLREHQAAFPFGEPLPRYLLFSNPRRRGRWGHPRSYRLQLASHADRVLPRHWHEERGVSWSRYHLAVTQDHAKEDRSSSMYIQNNPWQPSVSFESFLQDDESLEDQDLVAWVTVGFLHIPHSEDIPNTATPGNAVGFLLRPFNFFDEDPSVASRRTIIVRPTQDSLRKEVTIQRWTPDSPGSCVSDKPFSYNGTYSPV, encoded by the exons GGGCCGGAGTCAGGATGTGGTCCACCTCAGTGGTCTTCTTATGCGGCTTGCTCTGCCCACTAGGGGCTGCctcccgccctcctcctcctccaccccagaaAGCAGCATCCATCTTCTCCGACCTGACCCCAGCGGAGCTGCGGGCGGTCCGAAGCTTCTTGATGAGTCGCTCGGAACTGGGGCTGCAGCCGAGCGAGGGGGGGACCCTGCGCAAGAACAGCCTCTTCCTGGTGGAACTCTTGGCCCCCAAGAAAAAGCAGGCCTTACGCTACCTGGATGCAGGCGGGCCCTGCCCGAGGCGCCACGCCCGAGCAGTAGTGTTCTTTGGTGGCGAGGTCAAGCCCAACGTCACCGAGTACATTGTGGGACCGCTGCCCACCCCCACTTCTTACCGCCCTTTTGGCCCACCCGTGGCCTACACTTCAAGGCCCATGGACCTGCTAGAGTACCACCTCCTCTACCACAGCATGCAGGCGGCCTTGGCCCCTCTGGCGTCGTTCCTGCAGGACATCTCCGGCTTCAGCCTGGAGCCCTGCGGTGCCCGGTGCTTGACCTTCACGGACGTCGCCCCGCGAGGCCTGGCGCCAGGGGAGCGTCGCACTTGGATTATCGTGCAGAGATCTGTGGAGGGCTCTTTTTTGCATCCCATCGGTCTGGAGCTCCTGATTGATCACAGAGACCTCGATCCAGACGCCTGGGAAGTGCAAAAGGTCTGGTACAACGGGCAGTACTTCGACAACCCCGAGGAGCTGGCCAGGAGATACGCCCAGGGCCAGGTGGACGCCGTGCGCCTCCCCCCGCACCCGCAGCACAGCCAGTTCTCCACCTTTGTCCCCCGAGGGAACTTCACCACGGGCCCCCCCCCAGACAGGCACGGGGCCAAAGTATGTGAACCAGCCGGCCACTCCTATTACGTGCGTGGCAATCGGCTAGAGTACAGCGGCTGGAGCCTGGCTTTCCGGCTGCGCTCTTCCACCGGCCTGCAGCTCTTCGACGTGCAGTTCAATGGCGAGCGCATCGCCTACGAGCTGAGCGTGCAAGAAGCCATCGCCTTCTACGGGGGGAGCTCACCAGCCACCATGCAAACCAAGTACATTGATGTGGGGTACATGATGGGCTCCCTCACTCACGAACTGGCACCTGGAATCGACTGCCCAGAGGTAGCCACCTTCCTGGATGCCCACCACATGTGCGATGCCGACGGACCCGTCCGCTACCCCCGTGCCATCTGCATCTTTGAGCTGCCCACGGGGGTGCCAATGAGGCGCCATTTTGACAATAACTTCCAGGGTGGCTCCAACTTCTACGGTGGCCTGGAGGGTCATGCCCTCGTGCTGCGCACAACCTCCACAGTGTACAACTATGACTACATCTGGGACTTCTTGTTCTACCCCAACGGGGTGCTGGAGACCAAAGTTCACGCCACAGGCTACGTCCACGCCTCCTTCTACACTTCAGAGGGTCTCCAGTACGGCAACCGCATCCAGACCCACGTCCTGGGCAACATGCACACGCACCTGGTGCATTACAAGGTCGACCTGGATGTCGCAG GGAGCGGCAACAGCTTCGAGACGGTGGAGCTGGCGTTCGAGGAGCGCGGCGTGCCGTGGGCGGCGGGGCGGCGCGTGGTGCAGCCGGTCCTGCAGCGGCGCGGGCGGCTCCGCGAGCACCAGGCCGCCTTCCCGTTCGGCGAGCCGCTGCCGCGCTACCTGCTCTTCTCCAACCCGCGGCGGCGCGGCCGGTGGGGACACCCGCGCAGCTACCGCCTGCAGCTCGCCTCGCACGCCGACCGCGTCCTGCCGCGACACTGGCACGAGGAGCGCGGCGTCTCCTGGAGCAG gtacCACTTAGCAGTGACTCAGGACCACGCCAAGGAGGACCGCAGCAGCAGCATGTACATCCAGAACAACCCCTGGCAGCCCTCAGTGTCCTTTGAGAGCTTCCTCCAGGATGACGAGAGTCTGGAGGACCAG GACTTGGTGGCCTGGGTGACGGTGGGATTCCTCCACATCCCACACTCAGAAGACATCCCCAACACCGCCACGCCCGGCAACGCCGTGGGCTTCCTCCTGCGGCCCTTCAACTTCTTTGATGAGGATCCCTCCGTGGCCTCCCGCCGCACCATCATCGTCCGGCCCACCCAGGACAGCCTCAGGAAGGAGGTGACCATTCAGCGCTGGACGCCggacagcccaggcagctgcGTTTCCGACAAGCCCTTCAGCTACAACGGCACTTACTCCCCGGTGTAG
- the AOC1 gene encoding amiloride-sensitive amine oxidase [copper-containing] isoform X1, with amino-acid sequence MPARQPTGAGVRMWSTSVVFLCGLLCPLGAASRPPPPPPQKAASIFSDLTPAELRAVRSFLMSRSELGLQPSEGGTLRKNSLFLVELLAPKKKQALRYLDAGGPCPRRHARAVVFFGGEVKPNVTEYIVGPLPTPTSYRPFGPPVAYTSRPMDLLEYHLLYHSMQAALAPLASFLQDISGFSLEPCGARCLTFTDVAPRGLAPGERRTWIIVQRSVEGSFLHPIGLELLIDHRDLDPDAWEVQKVWYNGQYFDNPEELARRYAQGQVDAVRLPPHPQHSQFSTFVPRGNFTTGPPPDRHGAKVCEPAGHSYYVRGNRLEYSGWSLAFRLRSSTGLQLFDVQFNGERIAYELSVQEAIAFYGGSSPATMQTKYIDVGYMMGSLTHELAPGIDCPEVATFLDAHHMCDADGPVRYPRAICIFELPTGVPMRRHFDNNFQGGSNFYGGLEGHALVLRTTSTVYNYDYIWDFLFYPNGVLETKVHATGYVHASFYTSEGLQYGNRIQTHVLGNMHTHLVHYKVDLDVAGSGNSFETVELAFEERGVPWAAGRRVVQPVLQRRGRLREHQAAFPFGEPLPRYLLFSNPRRRGRWGHPRSYRLQLASHADRVLPRHWHEERGVSWSRYHLAVTQDHAKEDRSSSMYIQNNPWQPSVSFESFLQDDESLEDQDLVAWVTVGFLHIPHSEDIPNTATPGNAVGFLLRPFNFFDEDPSVASRRTIIVRPTQDSLRKEVTIQRWTPDSPGSCVSDKPFSYNGTYSPV; translated from the exons CAGGGGCCGGAGTCAGGATGTGGTCCACCTCAGTGGTCTTCTTATGCGGCTTGCTCTGCCCACTAGGGGCTGCctcccgccctcctcctcctccaccccagaaAGCAGCATCCATCTTCTCCGACCTGACCCCAGCGGAGCTGCGGGCGGTCCGAAGCTTCTTGATGAGTCGCTCGGAACTGGGGCTGCAGCCGAGCGAGGGGGGGACCCTGCGCAAGAACAGCCTCTTCCTGGTGGAACTCTTGGCCCCCAAGAAAAAGCAGGCCTTACGCTACCTGGATGCAGGCGGGCCCTGCCCGAGGCGCCACGCCCGAGCAGTAGTGTTCTTTGGTGGCGAGGTCAAGCCCAACGTCACCGAGTACATTGTGGGACCGCTGCCCACCCCCACTTCTTACCGCCCTTTTGGCCCACCCGTGGCCTACACTTCAAGGCCCATGGACCTGCTAGAGTACCACCTCCTCTACCACAGCATGCAGGCGGCCTTGGCCCCTCTGGCGTCGTTCCTGCAGGACATCTCCGGCTTCAGCCTGGAGCCCTGCGGTGCCCGGTGCTTGACCTTCACGGACGTCGCCCCGCGAGGCCTGGCGCCAGGGGAGCGTCGCACTTGGATTATCGTGCAGAGATCTGTGGAGGGCTCTTTTTTGCATCCCATCGGTCTGGAGCTCCTGATTGATCACAGAGACCTCGATCCAGACGCCTGGGAAGTGCAAAAGGTCTGGTACAACGGGCAGTACTTCGACAACCCCGAGGAGCTGGCCAGGAGATACGCCCAGGGCCAGGTGGACGCCGTGCGCCTCCCCCCGCACCCGCAGCACAGCCAGTTCTCCACCTTTGTCCCCCGAGGGAACTTCACCACGGGCCCCCCCCCAGACAGGCACGGGGCCAAAGTATGTGAACCAGCCGGCCACTCCTATTACGTGCGTGGCAATCGGCTAGAGTACAGCGGCTGGAGCCTGGCTTTCCGGCTGCGCTCTTCCACCGGCCTGCAGCTCTTCGACGTGCAGTTCAATGGCGAGCGCATCGCCTACGAGCTGAGCGTGCAAGAAGCCATCGCCTTCTACGGGGGGAGCTCACCAGCCACCATGCAAACCAAGTACATTGATGTGGGGTACATGATGGGCTCCCTCACTCACGAACTGGCACCTGGAATCGACTGCCCAGAGGTAGCCACCTTCCTGGATGCCCACCACATGTGCGATGCCGACGGACCCGTCCGCTACCCCCGTGCCATCTGCATCTTTGAGCTGCCCACGGGGGTGCCAATGAGGCGCCATTTTGACAATAACTTCCAGGGTGGCTCCAACTTCTACGGTGGCCTGGAGGGTCATGCCCTCGTGCTGCGCACAACCTCCACAGTGTACAACTATGACTACATCTGGGACTTCTTGTTCTACCCCAACGGGGTGCTGGAGACCAAAGTTCACGCCACAGGCTACGTCCACGCCTCCTTCTACACTTCAGAGGGTCTCCAGTACGGCAACCGCATCCAGACCCACGTCCTGGGCAACATGCACACGCACCTGGTGCATTACAAGGTCGACCTGGATGTCGCAG GGAGCGGCAACAGCTTCGAGACGGTGGAGCTGGCGTTCGAGGAGCGCGGCGTGCCGTGGGCGGCGGGGCGGCGCGTGGTGCAGCCGGTCCTGCAGCGGCGCGGGCGGCTCCGCGAGCACCAGGCCGCCTTCCCGTTCGGCGAGCCGCTGCCGCGCTACCTGCTCTTCTCCAACCCGCGGCGGCGCGGCCGGTGGGGACACCCGCGCAGCTACCGCCTGCAGCTCGCCTCGCACGCCGACCGCGTCCTGCCGCGACACTGGCACGAGGAGCGCGGCGTCTCCTGGAGCAG gtacCACTTAGCAGTGACTCAGGACCACGCCAAGGAGGACCGCAGCAGCAGCATGTACATCCAGAACAACCCCTGGCAGCCCTCAGTGTCCTTTGAGAGCTTCCTCCAGGATGACGAGAGTCTGGAGGACCAG GACTTGGTGGCCTGGGTGACGGTGGGATTCCTCCACATCCCACACTCAGAAGACATCCCCAACACCGCCACGCCCGGCAACGCCGTGGGCTTCCTCCTGCGGCCCTTCAACTTCTTTGATGAGGATCCCTCCGTGGCCTCCCGCCGCACCATCATCGTCCGGCCCACCCAGGACAGCCTCAGGAAGGAGGTGACCATTCAGCGCTGGACGCCggacagcccaggcagctgcGTTTCCGACAAGCCCTTCAGCTACAACGGCACTTACTCCCCGGTGTAG